The genome window ATGTAATAATAGGCATTATTTTTATATGTAGGCCATTCTCTATATGCGTTAGCATTATTGATTCATACAGTGAACAACACACTCCCTAGTAAGATAAAAGAGAGCATGAGCATCGAGTAGAATAACTCTCTTTTTAATGAATCTTTTTTATATGAAAACTCGTATAAATGATTATCTTAAAAAACGAGTGAAATCAAATCTCGTCATTTCAATTCATTATGCATTTAAAAATAATTCGAAAAATGGGAGAAACAAATGGAATTGTTAAACAAAGATAAAGCAATGGAAAATCAAAAGCTGCTTAGAAAGAAATTAAAGAATATTGAAAAATGGGAGAAAAATCAAAAAGGTTTGTTCTTTTGGGAAAAAATCGGAAGACTTCCATTTGTGCTATTGGATAAATTGACACCGACATACATCCAAGAGAAAATACATATACTATTAGATGAAATTGCCGTATATATTGATAATGGCGGACAGTATCTCGTGGATAATGAGAAAACATTGTATAAAGTTAAAAAAGAATTATCGTTAAAGGAAGATGTGAAATTGGAAGATATAAAACATTTTCCGATTGATTCTATGGAACAGACAGCAGAAACCTTTATCAAAAATCGTGCGAAAAATGCCCAAATTCAAGGGGCTACAACTGGTTTTGGCGGTATTTTTACACTAGCTGTTGATATCCCCCTTATCTTTGGAATTACGTTGAAAACCATCCAAGAAGTAGCAGTAGCATATGGTTATGACCCTTCAAATAAGGAAGAGCGAATATTTATGATTAAATGTATGCAATTTACTTCTTCTGATATAGTTGGAAAAAGAGCCATTTTAAATGAATTGACCAATGCCTCTAAGGAGGAAGGTTTCGCACAGCTACAAGGGTGGAGAGAGGTGTTTGCTTCTTATCGAGATAATTTCGGATGGAAAAAACTTTTTCAAATGATACCAGTAGCGGGAATGATTTTTGGTGCCTATATGAATAAAGCAGCCATAAAAGAGGTAGGGGAAGTTGCTAATATGCTTTATCAAAAACGAAGAATATTGGAAAGAATTGGCTAAATAGTTGAACAGTTAGAAATCCAACCATATGATAAGGGAGGAAAGGGCAAAAGAAGAGCCCCCTTGATGGAACTAGAGGGCAGCTTTTAAATTATTTTCTTTTCGATTCCTGGATGGATACATGCTTTGGCCTTTTTGGATAGGATGCTTTTCTTGAATCATCTGGACCAGTAAGATCATTTCGCTGATCGAGAACTTTTTCCGTAAACTCAACTGGAATTTCTTTTTTCATCTTTACCACCTCCATTTAATAGGATGGGTAAAAATAAAAATCCAATCACAGGTAAATTTTCCATTTCCGATTTTAGCAGTAATCTCGATAGCGAGGGGGACATAGAAGTATTGCTACATTCACTTAATCTATTATTACAGGAAAAAAAGAAACTAGCTTCAGTATGGTTTAAATACATGCTGGAGCTAGTCCTTTTTCAACTATTGTACCTTTACTTTTTTACGTTTAGTAAACAGAAAAATAATAATAAATATTGCGATAGGGATTAATAAATAGTTCGTATATTGACCAAATACTTCGCCCGCTTTTTTCCATTGAGGTCCTAATTTATAACCTAAATAGACATACATCGCTGTAATGGGAAGCATGGCTAAATAAGTATAAATGATAAATTTCCATATATTCATTTTGGCCATTCCACAAGGAATCGAAATAGCCGTTCGGACTAACGGAATGAATCGTCCTAAAAAGGCGATACTTCCACCATATTTTTCAAAAAATTGATCCGATTTAGTAATATGTTCATCCTTTAAAAGAAAAAAATTTTTGAACTTCATAATGGCAGCTCTTCCACCATATCGGCCTAATGCATATAAAGTGAGTGGTCCCAATACACCACCAATCGAACCCGCAAAAATAGCCATATATAAATTCATATCTCCTTCATATACCCAATAGCCAGCTAACGGTAGTACCAGTTCTGCTGGAACAAATTCAAAAGTTAGTGCAAGCATAATACCAAAATATGAAAGTCCTTTAAAGGCCTCTATCATTTGTAAAATCAAATCTTCTATGGAAATCTCCTCCTATTATTTATGATAACGCAGAATTCAAACTACATCTTTATATGTAAGGCGAAAGTAAGTCTTTTACGTTATAGGTTATGTATTATTGCTTTAATATCAATAAAGGAAAATTATACTATACAATTGTAAACCTGTCGAATAGGATTTAGCATAGCAAAGAAGAGTGAGGAACAGTTATCTCAAAATTGCTATTGTTATATGTCGAAAAATATAGTTTTGACGAAAGGTCTCGAAGACAGAAGTATGGTGAAAGGAAAGATTTACAGCAAAATACGTCATTAAGAAAGGGGATTTATATTAGCGATAGCCTGATAGGAGCATAGATTTGGAAAGGAAAAGATGGTGTAAATGAGAAGTATTAAAAAGCCTCCTTTTTAATGGTTAATAATACAAAATGGCTCATATTAAATAGATAACATACCTAATAAAAGGAGCTAGATGGATGCAAAGTGTAAGAGCAAATCTAATCAAGTTTTTTACGCAACTGCCTATATTTTTACAAGCATTATTGAATAGCTGTTTGTTTCTTATAGGGATAACATTGAGTTTTTTTCTTATAAAAGAAACATGGTTTATCTTTTCCTATGTCGCTTTTGTAACAGAGGATGAAAGAGATTATTATTTATTTACTGAGGAACTGCTAACTTTCTTCTTATACTTTGAATTTATAGCTTTAATCATCAAGTATTTTGATTCGCATTTTCATTTTCCATTACGCTATCTCATTTATATTGGTATTACAGCTATAGTAAGATTAATTATTGTGGAGCATGATGCGCCCATTAATGCCTTCTGGTGGGCATTGGCTATTCTTATTTTGATTATTTCATTATTATTAACGAATTTAAGAATTCTCAAGAGGGATTATTAGTAATACTTTTGAAAGAAGAAAAGAAGAGATCTTTTACCAATAAATAGTGATCGATATAGATAGGCTAAGCCTTTTTGAACCACAATACCTTTGCAAAAAGGTTAGGGCCAGCATTTTTACTCATAAATAGGAGAGAACACTATCTGAAGTTATTTATAAGAATATCCATAGAATAGAAGTTAGGATTGATGGGAAACTCTCTCTATCCTAACTACAAGATAGGATAGAGAGAGGAAATAGTTATTTTCCTTCGTGGTACTTTTTTAAATATTCTTTTACTTTATCAGCATCAGCGTTTAACTCATTGCCAGTCTCTAC of Niallia circulans contains these proteins:
- a CDS encoding EcsC family protein — protein: MENQKLLRKKLKNIEKWEKNQKGLFFWEKIGRLPFVLLDKLTPTYIQEKIHILLDEIAVYIDNGGQYLVDNEKTLYKVKKELSLKEDVKLEDIKHFPIDSMEQTAETFIKNRAKNAQIQGATTGFGGIFTLAVDIPLIFGITLKTIQEVAVAYGYDPSNKEERIFMIKCMQFTSSDIVGKRAILNELTNASKEEGFAQLQGWREVFASYRDNFGWKKLFQMIPVAGMIFGAYMNKAAIKEVGEVANMLYQKRRILERIG
- a CDS encoding DedA family protein, translated to MEDLILQMIEAFKGLSYFGIMLALTFEFVPAELVLPLAGYWVYEGDMNLYMAIFAGSIGGVLGPLTLYALGRYGGRAAIMKFKNFFLLKDEHITKSDQFFEKYGGSIAFLGRFIPLVRTAISIPCGMAKMNIWKFIIYTYLAMLPITAMYVYLGYKLGPQWKKAGEVFGQYTNYLLIPIAIFIIIFLFTKRKKVKVQ
- the psiE gene encoding phosphate-starvation-inducible protein PsiE, with protein sequence MQSVRANLIKFFTQLPIFLQALLNSCLFLIGITLSFFLIKETWFIFSYVAFVTEDERDYYLFTEELLTFFLYFEFIALIIKYFDSHFHFPLRYLIYIGITAIVRLIIVEHDAPINAFWWALAILILIISLLLTNLRILKRDY